A portion of the Sulfuricurvum kujiense DSM 16994 genome contains these proteins:
- a CDS encoding c-type cytochrome: MKKIALAMLFAGVSLMAADGKALTAKCAACHGASFEKAALGKSAIVKGQSAATIEASLKAYKAGTQNKAGMGALMKGQVASMSDADMKAVAAYIAGIK, from the coding sequence AAAAAATTGCTCTTGCAATGTTGTTCGCTGGTGTATCATTAATGGCTGCTGACGGTAAAGCTCTTACTGCTAAATGTGCTGCCTGTCACGGTGCTTCTTTCGAAAAAGCTGCTCTTGGTAAATCAGCGATCGTAAAAGGTCAATCAGCTGCTACTATCGAAGCTTCTTTGAAAGCATACAAAGCTGGTACACAAAACAAAGCTGGAATGGGTGCATTGATGAAAGGTCAAGTTGCTTCTATGTCAGATGCTGATATGAAAGCAGTTGCTGCTTACATCGCTGGAATCAAATAA
- the ccoS gene encoding cbb3-type cytochrome oxidase assembly protein CcoS yields the protein MDSWVIAMMLGASIFLGGIALAAFLWGIKNGQFDDETKMMNQVQYDDERELNDAANQQRKQEAAKKEYRPE from the coding sequence ATGGATTCATGGGTCATAGCGATGATGCTCGGAGCATCGATCTTTTTGGGCGGTATCGCACTGGCGGCTTTTTTATGGGGAATTAAAAACGGTCAGTTTGACGATGAGACTAAAATGATGAATCAGGTGCAATACGATGACGAGCGTGAGTTAAACGATGCGGCCAATCAGCAGCGTAAACAAGAAGCGGCAAAAAAAGAGTACAGACCGGAATAA